Proteins from a genomic interval of Corythoichthys intestinalis isolate RoL2023-P3 chromosome 3, ASM3026506v1, whole genome shotgun sequence:
- the cldn5a gene encoding claudin 5a isoform X1, translating to MVSAGLEILGLSLCVVGSLLVMVACGLPMWKVTAFIEANIVVAQTIWDGLWMSCVVQSTGQMQCKVHDSVLALSHDLQAARALTIISSVMGVLGLMVVIAGAQCTNCIRNENVKARVVNAGGVIYIFSGFFVLVPLCWMANNIISDFYNPQVPGSKKREIGAALYIGWAATALLLIGGAVLCCSCPSSGNTGYSVKYAPTKRATPNGDYDKRNYV from the coding sequence atggtgtcggcCGGCCTGGAGATTCTAGGACTTTCGCTGTGCGTCGTCGGCTCTCTTCTCGTGATGGTGGCGTGCGGGCTGCCTATGTGGAAGGTGACCGCGTTCATCGAGGCCAACATCGTGGTGGCGCAGACCATCTGGGACGGCCTATGGATGTCTTGCGTGGTGCAGAGCACGGGCCAGATGCAGTGCAAGGTGCACGACTCGGTGCTCGCCCTCAGCCACGACCTGCAAGCGGCCCGGGCGCTCACTATCATCTCGTCGGTGATGGGCGTGCTGGGACTCATGGTGGTGATTGCCGGAGCGCAGTGCACCAACTGCATCCGCAACGAGAACGTCAAGGCGCGCGTGGTCAATGCCGGAGGAGTTATCTACATCTTCAGCGGGTTCTTCGTGCTGGTGCCCCTGTGCTGGATGGCCAACAACATCATCTCGGATTTCTACAACCCGCAGGTGCCCGGCTCCAAGAAGCGTGAGATTGGCGCCGCGCTCTACATCGGCTGGGCGGCCACCGCGCTGCTGCTGATCGGCGGGGCCGTGCTCTGCTGCTCCTGCCCGTCATCCGGGAACACGGGATACTCGGTCAAATACGCGCCCACAAAGAGAGCTACGCCGAACGGGGACTATGACAAACGGAATTATGTGTAG
- the cldn5a gene encoding claudin 5a isoform X2: MVSAGLEILGLSLCVVGSLLVMVACGLPMWKVTAFIEANIVVAQTIWDGLWMSCVVQSTGQMQCKVHDSVLALSHDLQAARALTIISSVMGVLGLMVVIAGAQCTNCIRNENVKARVVNAGGVIYIFSGFFVLVPLCWMANNIISDFYNPQVPGSKKREIGAALYIGWAATALLLIGGAVLCCSCPSSGNTGYSRTRLKHSSRKSPHSLVGPSDRKEYSSK; encoded by the exons atggtgtcggcCGGCCTGGAGATTCTAGGACTTTCGCTGTGCGTCGTCGGCTCTCTTCTCGTGATGGTGGCGTGCGGGCTGCCTATGTGGAAGGTGACCGCGTTCATCGAGGCCAACATCGTGGTGGCGCAGACCATCTGGGACGGCCTATGGATGTCTTGCGTGGTGCAGAGCACGGGCCAGATGCAGTGCAAGGTGCACGACTCGGTGCTCGCCCTCAGCCACGACCTGCAAGCGGCCCGGGCGCTCACTATCATCTCGTCGGTGATGGGCGTGCTGGGACTCATGGTGGTGATTGCCGGAGCGCAGTGCACCAACTGCATCCGCAACGAGAACGTCAAGGCGCGCGTGGTCAATGCCGGAGGAGTTATCTACATCTTCAGCGGGTTCTTCGTGCTGGTGCCCCTGTGCTGGATGGCCAACAACATCATCTCGGATTTCTACAACCCGCAGGTGCCCGGCTCCAAGAAGCGTGAGATTGGCGCCGCGCTCTACATCGGCTGGGCGGCCACCGCGCTGCTGCTGATCGGCGGGGCCGTGCTCTGCTGCTCCTGCCCGTCATCCGGGAACACGGGATACTCG AGAACTCGCTTGAAACACTCTTCCCGTAAGTCACCGCATTCATTAGTCGGCCCGAGCGACAGAAAAGAATACAGCAGCAAATAA